A genomic segment from Tuwongella immobilis encodes:
- a CDS encoding MFS transporter: protein MDRSIRVRLSGMMFLHYLVMGAWVVPLAPYLMALPTDGGLLFTATQTSQIYSTLAIAGIVAPLFIGLLADRLFAAQRIMVVMNFIGCGLMATIAWWCASQQAELAELYHQKLQLAGINGDTLVSPAAGIASQLQRLHQDPELRARVDAIFRPLFGMLFAYAMINLTTTTLTNVVSLRNLERPREMFGKVRLVGTFGWVVSGLVVAMLLNPISNSPMLFACVLSIASGLYCLLLPHTPPAGKGTSIGEMLGLPALGMLRDRSFAVFLICACTLSMVQSFWVIYTNKFLTDIQAPKPTAVQTLAQWSEMLCMALMPLAFIRLGVKWMMVLGLLGWLLRNGLFATGSMPLSVVIGLPLHGLSYCFFYITAQLYIDRMAPLHLRASAQAIFVFVSSGVGTLVGNVIASSIVQANTVGSVVNWTNVWLVPFLASAVILTVFLAFFRGEVPVSDSGHPHPPQPSDGPNSATKSSPGIEVTLSRVARR from the coding sequence ATGGATCGCTCGATTCGGGTGCGGCTCTCCGGGATGATGTTTTTGCATTATCTCGTGATGGGGGCGTGGGTTGTGCCGCTCGCCCCGTATCTCATGGCCCTCCCCACCGACGGTGGACTTCTCTTCACCGCCACGCAAACTAGCCAAATCTACTCCACGCTTGCCATTGCCGGGATTGTCGCTCCGCTGTTCATTGGATTATTGGCCGATCGCTTGTTCGCCGCCCAGCGAATCATGGTCGTCATGAATTTCATCGGCTGCGGCCTGATGGCGACGATCGCCTGGTGGTGTGCTTCGCAACAGGCGGAACTCGCCGAACTGTACCATCAAAAATTGCAATTGGCTGGAATCAACGGCGACACACTCGTAAGCCCGGCCGCCGGAATCGCGTCGCAACTCCAACGCCTGCATCAAGATCCGGAACTGCGAGCGCGAGTCGATGCGATCTTTCGTCCGCTGTTTGGAATGTTATTCGCTTATGCGATGATTAATCTGACCACCACGACATTAACGAACGTCGTGAGTCTGCGAAATCTCGAACGCCCCCGCGAAATGTTCGGAAAGGTGCGGCTGGTCGGCACGTTCGGCTGGGTGGTTTCCGGATTGGTCGTGGCAATGCTACTCAATCCGATCTCCAATAGCCCGATGCTGTTCGCATGTGTGCTATCCATCGCCAGCGGTCTGTATTGCTTGCTGTTACCGCACACGCCCCCCGCCGGAAAGGGCACGAGCATTGGCGAAATGCTGGGCCTGCCCGCGCTGGGCATGCTCCGCGATCGTTCGTTTGCCGTGTTTCTGATCTGTGCGTGTACGCTGTCGATGGTGCAATCGTTCTGGGTGATTTATACCAACAAGTTTTTGACCGACATTCAGGCACCCAAGCCGACCGCCGTGCAGACACTCGCACAATGGTCCGAAATGCTCTGCATGGCGTTGATGCCGTTGGCGTTCATTCGCCTGGGCGTGAAATGGATGATGGTCCTGGGATTACTCGGCTGGCTGCTGCGAAATGGGCTGTTTGCGACGGGATCGATGCCACTTTCGGTCGTGATCGGCCTGCCGCTTCACGGATTGAGCTACTGTTTCTTTTACATCACCGCTCAATTGTACATTGATCGCATGGCCCCGTTGCATCTGCGGGCCAGCGCCCAGGCGATTTTCGTCTTCGTCTCGTCCGGCGTCGGCACGCTCGTGGGCAATGTCATCGCATCGTCAATTGTACAGGCGAATACGGTGGGAAGTGTCGTCAATTGGACGAACGTCTGGCTGGTGCCATTCCTCGCGTCGGCAGTCATTCTTACGGTGTTTCTGGCATTTTTCCGCGGCGAGGTGCCGGTGTCGGACTCGGGGCATCCGCATCCGCCGCAGCCGAGTGACGGGCCGAATTCTGCGACAAAATCGAGTCCCGGCATTGAAGTAACGCTGTCTCGTGTCGCTCGAAGATGA
- the rpoN gene encoding RNA polymerase factor sigma-54 produces the protein MHQNLSLGQRQTQNLSLIIAPRMIQSMEILQLPALALQERIEQELQENPVLELRDPADDFEASDDSLRVEKEPDPDGPLVHDADNELDFTRLDAINQDWDQHFNEDQRPSRSALDEEGDRKHDAMQNMPSRPQSLQDYLTEQLAFLELSPEQFDRVTYLISHLNDSGYLDESLPALLKAYDRPSTLDELEDALAELQKLDPLGVGARDTKECLLLQITPEMPHRDILRRLILNHLEDIQHNRLPIIQRRTGFDLNAIREAIEILKRFNLRPGSQFHSEQTHFIIPDIIVERNDKDEYEIRLADDWTPTLNINTRYSRLARERGADPKTKDYLKRKILAAQWLIEAIEQRRNTLLKVTKAIIAHQRAFLDQGPEAIEPLKMQQIADQVGVHVTTVSRAVDDKWVQTPRGVFPLKRFFGGGVQSASGEEIAWEKIKLKLLELIGNEDKSNPLSDEDLVTKFNEAGYPIARRTVTKYRKMLKIPSSRQRKDWGS, from the coding sequence ATGCATCAAAATTTGTCGCTCGGCCAACGCCAAACGCAAAATCTGTCGTTAATCATCGCGCCCCGCATGATTCAATCGATGGAAATTTTGCAACTCCCCGCCCTGGCGTTGCAAGAACGCATTGAGCAGGAACTCCAAGAAAATCCCGTCTTGGAACTGCGCGACCCTGCCGACGATTTTGAGGCATCCGACGATTCGCTCCGCGTCGAAAAAGAGCCAGACCCCGATGGGCCGCTGGTGCACGATGCCGATAACGAACTCGACTTTACCCGTCTCGATGCGATCAACCAAGATTGGGATCAGCATTTCAACGAAGACCAGCGCCCCTCCCGATCCGCCCTCGACGAAGAAGGCGACCGCAAGCACGACGCGATGCAGAACATGCCTTCGCGTCCGCAATCGCTGCAAGACTATCTCACGGAACAACTTGCGTTCCTCGAACTGTCACCGGAACAATTCGATCGCGTGACTTATTTGATCTCACATCTGAATGATTCGGGCTATCTCGACGAGTCACTCCCGGCATTGCTCAAAGCCTATGACCGGCCTTCGACTTTGGACGAATTGGAAGATGCGCTCGCGGAATTGCAAAAACTCGATCCGCTGGGAGTCGGGGCACGCGATACCAAAGAGTGCCTGCTGCTGCAAATCACACCGGAGATGCCGCATCGGGATATTCTGCGGCGGCTGATTCTCAATCATTTGGAAGATATTCAGCACAATCGCCTGCCGATTATTCAGCGCCGCACGGGTTTCGATTTGAACGCGATTCGGGAAGCGATCGAGATTCTCAAACGCTTCAACTTGCGTCCCGGTTCGCAGTTCCATTCGGAGCAGACGCACTTTATCATCCCGGATATCATTGTGGAACGCAATGACAAGGATGAATACGAGATTCGTCTGGCCGACGATTGGACCCCAACGCTGAACATCAACACGCGCTATTCCCGTTTGGCTCGGGAGCGTGGTGCCGACCCCAAGACGAAAGACTACCTCAAGCGCAAGATCTTGGCAGCACAGTGGTTAATCGAGGCGATCGAACAACGCCGCAACACGCTCTTGAAGGTGACCAAGGCGATTATCGCGCACCAACGAGCGTTCTTGGATCAGGGGCCAGAGGCGATCGAGCCGTTGAAGATGCAGCAAATCGCCGACCAAGTCGGCGTTCACGTCACCACCGTCAGCCGGGCCGTGGATGACAAATGGGTGCAGACCCCCCGCGGCGTCTTTCCGTTGAAGCGATTCTTCGGCGGCGGCGTGCAATCGGCATCTGGGGAAGAAATTGCCTGGGAAAAGATTAAACTGAAGCTGTTGGAACTCATCGGCAACGAGGATAAGAGCAACCCGTTGTCCGATGAAGATTTAGTGACCAAGTTTAACGAAGCGGGCTACCCCATCGCCCGTCGAACGGTAACCAAATATCGAAAGATGCTCAAAATTCCATCCTCGCGTCAGCGGAAAGATTGGGGGAGTTGA
- a CDS encoding protein-disulfide reductase DsbD family protein: MKPWYLLASWICLLGIPWTAFGQNERFKDVVTAITTNVTPTEAVPGQTVTVTFGLKLIPGWHTYPTHQVDPKASSQTNRFTFPTDGDIIFVGPFEDPATFITKPDVDLMVQEMRLYKSEVTWTRKAVISPKAKPGTLKIQIPGRLLVCDARRCLPPERMKFETSIEVKSGSQPIEAAYSEEVANFVSKAGNGTVTPPTTPPKNPPVVPPEVTPPTTPNGKPAAELPKVELPKNPQPLAAEDDATVLEKIRERLQFESEKGPNAGLTTSFWSLLITAAMWGWISLVTPCVFPMIPITVSIFLKKSEQSGGTPILQAVIYSLTIIIVLGTSAFTLLSVFRGLSVNPWMNLFLGCLFVFFALSLFGMYEITLPNFLTRFTGSREGAGGVIGTIFMALTFTIISFTCVAPFLGGFSGMVAQGNFSQFELLMAGLVFATAFASPFFVLALFPGMMKSLPRAGSWMNSVKVVMGFLEFAAAFKFFRTAELRFLPETAYFTYDVVLGAWITISLLCGLYLLNLYRLPHDDNPESIPVPRLLLGVVFVGLSFYLLPATFTTPAGERPRPTGVVYAWVDSFLLPETKKSGKDESITANLKTALTEAAAQRASTGTPQYVFVDFTGVTCTNCKYNEMAIFTRPEVSEQLKKFRMVQLYTDEIPVNLFEGSDPSLEKREAQALVNLNFQRKAFGSEQLPLYVILEPLPNGKIQVFGPYSEGKINDIPGFLKFLNQPFQKQATGVATR, from the coding sequence ATGAAGCCCTGGTACCTGCTTGCAAGTTGGATCTGCCTCCTCGGGATTCCGTGGACCGCATTCGGGCAAAACGAACGATTCAAAGACGTGGTGACCGCCATCACCACCAACGTCACTCCCACCGAAGCCGTTCCAGGGCAAACGGTTACGGTCACGTTCGGGCTGAAGCTGATCCCCGGGTGGCACACCTACCCCACCCATCAGGTCGATCCCAAAGCCTCATCGCAAACCAACCGATTCACCTTCCCCACTGATGGCGACATCATCTTCGTCGGACCATTTGAAGACCCAGCAACCTTCATCACCAAGCCGGATGTCGACTTGATGGTGCAAGAAATGCGGCTGTACAAGTCCGAAGTGACGTGGACCCGCAAAGCGGTGATCTCCCCCAAGGCGAAGCCAGGTACGCTCAAGATTCAGATTCCTGGGCGATTATTGGTATGCGATGCCCGCCGCTGTCTGCCGCCGGAACGCATGAAATTTGAAACCAGCATCGAAGTGAAGTCGGGCAGTCAACCCATCGAGGCCGCGTACTCGGAAGAGGTGGCCAACTTTGTCTCCAAGGCCGGTAACGGTACGGTGACGCCGCCGACCACGCCGCCGAAGAATCCACCTGTGGTCCCCCCCGAAGTCACGCCGCCGACCACACCGAATGGCAAACCGGCCGCCGAACTGCCGAAGGTCGAATTGCCGAAGAATCCGCAACCGCTTGCTGCCGAAGATGATGCGACAGTTCTCGAAAAAATCCGCGAACGTCTGCAATTCGAATCGGAGAAAGGGCCGAACGCCGGATTGACGACCAGTTTCTGGTCGCTGCTCATCACCGCCGCCATGTGGGGCTGGATTTCGCTGGTCACGCCGTGCGTCTTCCCGATGATTCCAATCACGGTTAGTATCTTCCTGAAAAAGAGCGAGCAATCGGGGGGCACACCGATTCTCCAGGCCGTGATCTACTCACTAACGATCATCATCGTGTTGGGCACGTCCGCATTCACGCTCTTGTCCGTATTCCGCGGCTTGTCGGTAAATCCGTGGATGAATCTATTCCTCGGCTGTTTGTTTGTCTTTTTCGCACTCAGCCTCTTCGGAATGTACGAAATCACGCTGCCGAATTTCCTCACCCGATTCACCGGTTCCCGCGAAGGTGCAGGCGGCGTGATCGGCACCATCTTCATGGCGTTAACCTTTACCATCATTAGCTTTACGTGCGTCGCTCCGTTCTTGGGCGGATTCAGCGGCATGGTCGCGCAGGGGAATTTCAGCCAATTTGAGCTGCTCATGGCGGGCCTCGTCTTCGCCACGGCGTTCGCCTCGCCGTTCTTCGTTCTGGCGTTGTTCCCCGGCATGATGAAGTCGTTGCCTCGGGCCGGATCGTGGATGAACTCCGTGAAAGTCGTGATGGGCTTCCTCGAATTTGCCGCCGCGTTCAAATTTTTCCGCACGGCAGAACTTCGCTTCCTGCCCGAAACCGCGTACTTCACCTACGATGTGGTACTCGGGGCGTGGATCACGATTTCGCTGCTCTGCGGGTTGTATCTGCTGAATCTGTATCGACTTCCGCACGACGATAACCCCGAATCGATCCCCGTTCCGCGGCTGTTGCTGGGAGTGGTGTTCGTCGGGTTGAGCTTCTACCTGCTGCCCGCAACCTTCACCACCCCCGCCGGCGAACGCCCGCGGCCCACTGGGGTAGTCTACGCTTGGGTGGATTCGTTCTTGCTGCCGGAAACCAAGAAGTCGGGCAAAGACGAATCGATTACCGCGAATCTGAAAACCGCCCTGACCGAAGCTGCGGCCCAACGCGCCAGCACGGGAACGCCGCAATACGTGTTTGTTGATTTCACCGGCGTCACTTGTACCAATTGCAAATACAACGAAATGGCGATCTTCACGCGCCCCGAAGTTTCGGAACAACTCAAGAAGTTCCGAATGGTGCAACTCTACACCGATGAGATTCCAGTCAATCTGTTTGAAGGTTCCGATCCAAGCCTCGAAAAGCGCGAGGCACAAGCACTGGTCAATTTGAATTTCCAACGCAAAGCCTTTGGCAGCGAGCAGTTACCGCTTTACGTCATCCTGGAACCGTTGCCCAATGGCAAAATCCAAGTCTTCGGCCCATACTCCGAAGGCAAGATCAACGACATTCCGGGATTCCTGAAATTCTTGAATCAGCCGTTTCAAAAACAGGCGACCGGAGTGGCGACTCGCTGA
- a CDS encoding protein-disulfide reductase DsbD family protein, whose product MIIRTLVGALALVLLTSSIATAQDTASDAIESVSASVEPAQARPGELVTVKFTIKLKNGWHTYPTMQVDENARTMVNKLTFPKTGSLVFVGAIKDPANAEVKAEPILEIEKLLIYHGTVTWERKAIVAPNAAAGAAEAKIAARLTVCTDDKCVPVPVAAPAKLTIAGTPVEVAPEYRAEVEKALAAPSR is encoded by the coding sequence ATGATCATCCGCACGTTGGTAGGGGCGTTGGCCCTTGTCCTGCTCACCTCCAGCATTGCGACGGCCCAAGATACCGCCAGCGATGCCATTGAATCGGTTTCTGCATCGGTCGAACCGGCGCAAGCCCGTCCCGGTGAACTGGTTACGGTGAAATTCACGATCAAGCTGAAGAACGGCTGGCACACCTACCCGACGATGCAAGTGGACGAAAACGCTCGCACGATGGTCAACAAGCTCACCTTCCCCAAGACTGGCTCGCTGGTCTTCGTTGGAGCGATCAAAGATCCTGCGAACGCTGAGGTGAAGGCCGAACCGATTCTGGAAATTGAAAAACTATTGATTTATCATGGAACCGTGACGTGGGAACGCAAAGCGATTGTGGCCCCGAATGCGGCAGCGGGTGCTGCCGAAGCGAAAATCGCCGCTCGCCTGACGGTCTGCACCGACGATAAATGCGTGCCCGTTCCCGTAGCCGCCCCCGCGAAACTGACCATCGCCGGAACGCCAGTGGAAGTTGCGCCCGAATATCGCGCGGAAGTCGAGAAAGCCTTGGCCGCACCATCTCGCTAA
- a CDS encoding YbaB/EbfC family nucleoid-associated protein, which yields MFKEMGQIMGMLRNLPKMQEQMEQMQQSLGNITAEGQAGGGMVAAKLNGRMELVSCTISEEAMKLNDREMLEDLIVAAVNAALVKVREQVAQESSKFVMGAGGFPMG from the coding sequence ATGTTCAAAGAGATGGGCCAAATCATGGGAATGCTCCGCAACCTGCCCAAAATGCAGGAGCAAATGGAGCAGATGCAGCAATCGCTGGGCAACATCACCGCCGAAGGTCAAGCCGGCGGGGGAATGGTCGCCGCGAAGCTCAACGGACGCATGGAGTTGGTTAGCTGCACCATCTCCGAAGAGGCCATGAAGCTCAACGACCGCGAAATGCTCGAAGATCTCATCGTGGCCGCCGTCAACGCAGCACTCGTCAAAGTTCGGGAACAAGTCGCCCAGGAAAGCAGCAAGTTCGTCATGGGAGCGGGTGGATTCCCCATGGGCTAA
- a CDS encoding thioredoxin-like domain-containing protein — protein sequence MNPEPNPATPLKSRRSLLPILFSVGIFAGLLALFVVASQQMFPRNALAVAAQQEENGDEPQLKPAPELEGGIAWLNTSGPLTLKDLKGKIVVLDFWTYCCINCIHTLPDLAKLEKKYANQVVVIGVHSAKFDTEKDSGNIREAILRYEISHPVVNDAEMKIWNNYGVRSWPTLAVIDPEGNYLGQASGEGNLELLERVIDGQIKKHRAKKTLNEKPMRFDLIRFREKKDSPLFFPGKVLADEASKRLFIADSTNHRIVITDLDGNKQAIIGGNGPGLKDGSFAEAQFEDPQGMALKGDTLYIADRRNHCIRAADLVKGTVTRIAGTGEQNRDRLLGGEGKSVGLNSPWDLLVKGDTLFIAMAGHHQIWTMDLAKGTVQNYAGDGRENIKDGPLYASRFAQPSGLTTDGTNLYVADCEVSAIRKLPMDGKGRVETLIGQGLFEFGDIDGVGDDARLQHALAVAYHDGLIYVADTYNSKLKTIDPKTRTLATFIKSEGKDPAFNEPAGLSYAAGKLYVADTNAHRIRVVDLKTKAVSTLALKGVSLPVEPKAE from the coding sequence ATGAACCCCGAGCCGAACCCCGCCACCCCCCTCAAATCCCGCCGATCGCTTCTGCCGATCCTGTTTAGCGTTGGGATTTTCGCAGGGCTGCTTGCCCTGTTCGTGGTGGCGTCCCAACAGATGTTCCCCCGCAACGCCCTCGCTGTCGCGGCTCAACAAGAAGAAAATGGCGATGAACCGCAACTCAAACCCGCCCCCGAACTCGAAGGCGGCATCGCGTGGCTGAATACCTCCGGCCCGCTGACGCTCAAAGACCTCAAAGGTAAAATCGTCGTCCTCGACTTCTGGACTTATTGCTGCATCAACTGCATCCACACGTTGCCGGACTTGGCGAAACTCGAAAAGAAGTACGCGAATCAGGTCGTCGTCATCGGCGTCCACTCCGCGAAGTTCGACACCGAGAAAGACAGCGGCAACATCCGCGAAGCCATTCTGCGCTACGAAATCTCGCACCCAGTCGTCAACGACGCCGAAATGAAGATCTGGAACAACTACGGCGTGCGCTCCTGGCCGACGCTGGCGGTGATTGATCCGGAAGGCAACTACCTGGGCCAAGCCTCGGGCGAAGGCAATCTCGAATTGCTGGAACGGGTGATCGATGGCCAAATCAAGAAGCATCGCGCCAAGAAGACGCTCAACGAAAAGCCGATGCGCTTCGACCTGATCCGCTTCCGCGAGAAGAAAGATTCGCCGCTGTTCTTCCCCGGCAAAGTGCTTGCCGACGAAGCCAGCAAGCGGCTGTTCATTGCCGATAGCACCAACCATCGCATTGTCATCACCGACTTGGATGGGAACAAACAAGCGATCATTGGCGGCAACGGCCCCGGTCTGAAAGATGGTAGCTTTGCCGAAGCCCAATTCGAAGATCCGCAAGGGATGGCCCTGAAAGGGGATACGCTTTACATCGCCGATCGCCGCAACCACTGCATTCGCGCCGCCGACCTCGTCAAGGGGACCGTCACGCGCATCGCAGGCACCGGCGAGCAAAATCGCGATCGCTTGCTCGGTGGCGAAGGCAAGAGCGTCGGTCTGAACAGCCCCTGGGATCTGCTCGTGAAGGGCGATACCCTGTTCATTGCCATGGCGGGTCACCACCAAATCTGGACAATGGATTTGGCCAAAGGCACGGTCCAAAACTATGCCGGGGATGGTCGCGAGAATATCAAAGACGGTCCGCTTTACGCCTCTCGGTTTGCGCAACCCTCGGGCCTGACGACGGATGGGACGAATCTGTATGTCGCCGATTGCGAAGTTTCCGCGATTCGGAAGCTCCCGATGGACGGCAAAGGTCGCGTCGAAACCCTCATCGGCCAAGGGTTGTTTGAATTTGGCGACATCGACGGGGTCGGAGATGATGCGCGGCTGCAACATGCCCTGGCGGTTGCCTATCACGACGGTCTGATTTACGTCGCGGATACCTACAACAGCAAGCTGAAGACGATCGACCCGAAGACGCGGACGCTGGCGACGTTTATCAAGAGCGAAGGCAAAGATCCGGCGTTCAACGAACCGGCTGGCCTAAGCTACGCGGCAGGAAAGCTTTACGTCGCCGACACCAATGCCCACCGCATTCGCGTCGTCGATCTGAAGACCAAAGCCGTCAGCACGCTCGCACTCAAGGGAGTGTCGCTGCCCGTTGAGCCGAAAGCCGAATAG
- the dnaX gene encoding DNA polymerase III subunit gamma/tau, which translates to MAERKTAGAKSGSQPGSYTVVARRYRPQQFADLVGQEAVAQALTNALKSNRVAHAYLFTGARGTGKTSTARILAKALNCVNGPTPTPCDQCERCLSIAAGEDIDVLEIDGASNRGINEIREIRQNIHTRPSRSNYKIYIVDEVHMLTKEAFNALLKTLEEPPAHVKFLFATTEVVKIPITILSRCQRFDFSTIAAPRIFDRLRQVVDAEGMQADDDALHLVARRANGSMRDAQSLLDQLLAYGSEKLDVARIHQMLGTASDERVIGLAESILTKNVKGAIEQLNQCAEEGLQWGELLDQLIEHWRGLMLIQAGGPDIVGLTATPTQRQMLEKQAQRITLDTTLAGLDVLTTARSRLRLTNHGLIVMEMAVVRLARLDEILAVPQLMAMLGQSGGGPPGAIPRPATQGATLGTAAGGSRENSAKKSIPPAERQANQPTIGMPIAQSGGTPGSVASATTISSPTTVPTASAESANGGQPLPTPDWVREIWPKVIEKIGMLNGIRLSRGGLPAISGPNSLVLRFPSRYNLDGEYWKHPEQTQRLEAALKTVTHRDWVIRIETSVAESSNRSGTESESEPVPMSAPSLRDTQRETMSLPLLQKAVDILGASLLRVDPGFGTAADPNKVRRTIDPLDAIDGSD; encoded by the coding sequence ATGGCCGAGCGTAAAACAGCCGGTGCCAAATCGGGCAGTCAGCCGGGTTCGTACACGGTGGTTGCCCGACGGTATCGCCCCCAGCAATTTGCCGATCTCGTGGGCCAGGAAGCGGTTGCGCAAGCGCTAACCAACGCGCTCAAAAGCAATCGGGTGGCCCACGCGTATCTGTTTACCGGAGCACGCGGGACGGGCAAAACCTCGACTGCGCGAATTCTCGCCAAGGCGCTCAACTGTGTGAATGGGCCCACGCCAACACCCTGCGATCAATGCGAACGATGTCTGAGCATTGCCGCCGGTGAGGATATCGACGTGCTGGAAATCGACGGTGCCAGCAATCGGGGCATCAACGAAATTCGGGAAATTCGCCAGAATATCCACACGCGCCCAAGTCGTTCCAACTACAAGATTTACATCGTGGACGAAGTCCACATGTTGACCAAAGAGGCGTTCAACGCGTTGCTCAAAACGCTGGAAGAACCGCCTGCTCACGTCAAATTTTTGTTCGCCACCACGGAAGTGGTCAAAATTCCGATCACGATTCTATCCCGGTGTCAACGGTTTGATTTTTCGACAATCGCAGCACCTCGGATTTTCGATCGCTTGCGGCAAGTCGTCGATGCCGAGGGAATGCAAGCCGACGATGACGCATTGCACCTGGTCGCACGTCGGGCCAACGGATCGATGCGGGATGCGCAATCCCTGTTGGATCAACTGCTTGCGTACGGCAGCGAGAAACTCGATGTTGCCCGAATCCATCAAATGTTGGGGACGGCTTCCGATGAACGCGTGATCGGACTGGCCGAGAGCATTCTCACCAAGAATGTCAAAGGTGCAATCGAGCAGTTGAACCAATGTGCCGAAGAAGGGTTGCAATGGGGCGAGTTGCTCGATCAATTGATTGAGCATTGGCGTGGCTTGATGCTGATTCAGGCCGGCGGGCCGGATATCGTCGGCCTGACCGCGACACCGACACAACGGCAAATGTTGGAGAAACAAGCCCAGCGAATTACCCTGGATACCACGCTTGCGGGGTTAGACGTACTGACGACCGCTCGCAGTCGATTGCGATTGACCAATCATGGGTTGATCGTGATGGAAATGGCGGTGGTGCGATTGGCCCGGCTGGACGAAATTCTGGCAGTGCCACAATTGATGGCGATGCTGGGGCAATCCGGTGGCGGTCCACCAGGGGCCATTCCACGCCCGGCGACTCAGGGGGCAACTCTGGGAACAGCGGCGGGAGGCTCGCGAGAAAATTCGGCAAAAAAATCCATCCCCCCCGCTGAGAGACAGGCCAACCAGCCTACAATCGGAATGCCGATTGCTCAGTCGGGGGGCACGCCGGGGAGCGTGGCGAGTGCCACGACCATCAGCAGCCCAACCACGGTTCCAACCGCGTCTGCAGAGTCGGCCAACGGTGGACAACCCCTGCCGACGCCGGACTGGGTTCGCGAAATTTGGCCCAAGGTGATCGAGAAAATCGGTATGCTCAACGGCATCCGACTGAGTCGCGGCGGATTACCTGCAATTTCTGGGCCAAATTCACTGGTTCTCCGATTTCCCAGTCGATATAATCTTGACGGGGAGTACTGGAAGCACCCCGAGCAGACCCAGCGACTGGAAGCGGCCCTCAAAACCGTGACCCACCGCGATTGGGTCATTCGGATTGAAACGTCGGTCGCCGAGTCGTCCAATCGCTCGGGAACGGAGTCCGAATCGGAACCGGTGCCCATGTCGGCACCAAGCCTGCGCGACACACAACGCGAAACCATGTCGTTGCCGCTGTTGCAAAAGGCCGTGGATATTTTAGGAGCCTCGCTCCTGCGTGTGGACCCCGGATTTGGCACCGCGGCGGACCCCAACAAGGTGCGTCGCACCATCGATCCGCTCGATGCAATCGATGGCTCGGATTGA